In Rutidosis leptorrhynchoides isolate AG116_Rl617_1_P2 chromosome 2, CSIRO_AGI_Rlap_v1, whole genome shotgun sequence, one genomic interval encodes:
- the LOC139893921 gene encoding eugenol synthase 1-like has translation MAHEKSKILVIGGTGYIGKFVVEASAKAGHPTFALIRESTMTDPVKGKLVESFKNLGVTLVNGDLNDHESLVKAIKHVDVVISTVSSMQILDQTKIIAAIKEAGNVKRFIPSEFGTDVDHQNAVEPTKSAFSGKLQIRRAIEAEGIPFTYVASNCFAGYFLPTLVQAGATTPPRDKVTILGDGSPKAVFNIEQDIGMYTIKAVDDPRALNKIMYIKPPKNTLSFNELVSLWEKKIGKSLEKTYIPGEHVLKLIKESGFPINIVLSINHSIFVNGDLTNFEIEPSFGVEASELYPDVKYTTVEEYLDQFA, from the exons ATGGCACATGAGAAAAGCAAGATTCTGGTTATTGGAGGAACCGGGTACATCGGAAAATTCGTGGTTGAAGCGAGCGCAAAAGCAGGCCACCCTACATTCGCTTTAATTCGAGAATCCACTATGACCGATCCTGTGAAGGGTAAGCTTGTAGAGAGCTTCAAGAACTTGGGCGTTACTCTAGTTAAC GGTGATTTGAATGATCATGAAAGTTTAGTGAAGGCAATTAAGCATGTTGATGTCGTGATTTCGACTGTGAGTAGTATGCAAATACTAGATCAGACTAAAATTATTGCTGCGATAAAAGAAGCTGGAAATGTTAAG AGGTTCATCCCATCCGAGTTTGGGACAGACGTGGATCATCAAAATGCGGTTGAGCCTACAAAGTCAGCATTTTCAGGAAAATTGCAAATCCGCAGAGCTATTGAAGCGGAAGGTATTCCCTTCACATATGTTGCTAGTAACTGCTTCGCCGGCTACTTTCTTCCTACATTGGTTCAAGCAGGGGCCACCACCCCTCCAAGAGATAAAGTAACCATTCTTGGTGATGGAAGTCCCAAAG CTGTTTTTAACATCGAACAAGACATCGGTATGTATACTATCAAAGCTGTGGATGATCCAAGAGCATTAAACAAGATTATGTACATCAaaccacctaaaaacactttatccTTTAATGAACTTGTTTCCCTATGGGAGAAGAAGATTGGAAAATCCTTGGAGAAAACTTACATTCCTGGAGAACATGTTCTTAAGCTTATTAaag AGTCTGGTTTTCCTATCAATATCGTATTATCAATCAACCACTCCATTTTTGTGAACGGGGATCTTACCAACTTTGAGATTGAACCATCGTTTGGCGTTGAGGCTTCAGAGCTATATCCTGATGTGAAATACACTACTGTTGAGGAGTACCTTGATCAGTTTGCTTGA